Proteins found in one Abyssibius alkaniclasticus genomic segment:
- a CDS encoding copper chaperone PCu(A)C: MKHILLTAFTLLAATPALACNSVSFGDLTVEHAWSRATIGASRPAVFYVEISNTGDTDDALIGIATPAAESPMLHETVVTDGVASMPHAMSIPLPAGQAVQLAPGGYHGMLTGLTAALNEGDSFPVTLTFQNAGAVTITVDVLSMRAAGLECDHAAQ; encoded by the coding sequence ATGAAACATATTCTCCTGACAGCATTCACCCTTTTGGCAGCCACGCCGGCTTTGGCTTGTAACAGCGTATCCTTTGGCGATCTGACCGTCGAACACGCGTGGTCTCGTGCCACGATCGGGGCCAGCCGCCCGGCAGTTTTCTATGTCGAGATCAGTAATACGGGCGACACTGATGATGCGCTGATCGGTATTGCAACACCGGCAGCCGAAAGCCCGATGCTGCATGAAACCGTCGTCACAGATGGCGTAGCATCCATGCCGCACGCCATGTCCATTCCGCTGCCGGCCGGGCAGGCTGTTCAGCTTGCACCGGGCGGCTATCATGGCATGTTGACCGGCCTGACCGCGGCCCTGAACGAAGGCGATAGCTTTCCTGTAACGCTGACCTTCCAGAATGCTGGCGCGGTCACGATCACTGTCGATGTGCTGTCTATGCGTGCTGCGGGGCTGGAATGCGATCACGCCGCTCAGTAA
- a CDS encoding SCO family protein, which translates to MRSRRSVILGLGGAAGALAFTLGLGWWRTSSRQTQDVVPLPLPLSEMSFTLTTHRGENLSPADWIGKPTMVFFGFTWCPDVCPTTLSDISNWLEALGTEADRLNVALITVDPERDSPEILAEYLSYFDPRILGLTGPLSEIERAAAGFRVWFEKQPRDDGYTMNHTAGVFLFRADGSFANIIDFHEDRSFALPKIRRAMR; encoded by the coding sequence ATGCGATCACGCCGCTCAGTAATCCTTGGCCTTGGCGGTGCGGCGGGCGCGTTGGCCTTCACGCTTGGCCTTGGGTGGTGGCGAACCAGCAGCCGCCAGACGCAGGACGTCGTGCCTTTGCCCCTGCCACTGTCAGAAATGTCATTCACGCTCACCACACACCGTGGCGAAAACCTGAGCCCGGCCGACTGGATTGGCAAGCCGACTATGGTGTTTTTTGGCTTTACCTGGTGCCCGGATGTATGTCCAACCACGCTGAGCGACATTTCAAACTGGCTGGAGGCGCTTGGCACCGAAGCCGACCGGCTGAATGTGGCGCTGATCACGGTTGACCCTGAACGCGACTCGCCCGAGATTCTGGCGGAATACCTATCGTATTTCGATCCGCGAATCCTGGGGCTGACCGGCCCTCTATCTGAAATCGAGCGCGCCGCGGCGGGGTTTCGGGTTTGGTTTGAAAAGCAGCCCCGCGATGATGGCTACACCATGAACCACACGGCAGGCGTGTTCTTGTTCCGCGCCGATGGCAGCTTCGCCAATATCATCGATTTTCACGAAGACCGCAGTTTTGCCCTGCCCAAAATTCGCCGTGCGATGCGCTGA
- a CDS encoding heavy-metal-associated domain-containing protein, whose translation MTTYNIPDMSCGHCKATVEKTIHSVDPAAKIAFDMPARQVSLETSSDAALVLAELAKAGYPAAPA comes from the coding sequence ATGACCACCTATAACATTCCCGATATGAGCTGCGGCCACTGCAAGGCCACGGTCGAAAAAACGATCCATTCCGTTGACCCGGCGGCAAAGATCGCGTTTGACATGCCCGCGCGTCAGGTTTCGCTTGAAACCAGCAGCGATGCGGCGCTGGTTCTGGCGGAGTTGGCAAAGGCTGGCTACCCCGCAGCCCCGGCCTGA
- a CDS encoding c-type cytochrome, with protein sequence MKVIVSGAALAAILGAALFLFLREDETVARGRVLYNANCASCHGANLEGQPDWQIVGEDGILPAPPHDDSGHTWHHSDTVLIDYITLGGEGAMAKTGVPFNSGMPAFGEVLSDQEIASILAFIKSTWSERERSYQADQTAAENG encoded by the coding sequence ATGAAGGTAATTGTATCAGGCGCAGCTTTGGCCGCTATCCTTGGGGCGGCATTGTTCCTGTTCCTGCGTGAAGATGAAACCGTGGCGCGCGGGCGGGTGCTTTACAATGCGAACTGCGCCTCGTGCCACGGGGCCAATCTTGAAGGCCAGCCCGATTGGCAAATTGTTGGTGAAGACGGTATCCTGCCCGCCCCGCCGCATGATGACAGCGGCCATACATGGCACCATTCCGATACGGTGCTGATCGACTATATTACCCTTGGCGGCGAAGGCGCTATGGCAAAGACGGGTGTGCCGTTCAACAGCGGAATGCCCGCCTTTGGCGAGGTTCTGAGCGATCAGGAAATTGCCAGCATCCTCGCCTTCATCAAATCAACCTGGTCGGAACGCGAGCGCAGCTATCAGGCAGACCAAACCGCCGCTGAAAACGGCTGA
- a CDS encoding multicopper oxidase family protein: MKYDFSRRGFLAASAAMAATTALPRMAFAQGAPLALEATTRVLDIGGRAATVMGLHNASGGQGLVLDPGARFRVDLTNRLAEATIIHWHGQVPPNVQDGVPNLPMPLLQPGEARSYDYAPLPGTHWMHSHVPVQEMSLLAAPLIVRSPADVAADRQEVVMFLHDFAFRPAQEVLAEITGGSAPHDADDQDQTKDTGSGMAMNMGGMNMANMGADKMEMDLNDFDFDAYLANDRTLADPEVVAVERKGRILLRIVNAAAATSFWIDTGAVPARLVAVDGHAIAPQSGTRFGLAMAQRLDLELDLPGTGAFPVLALREGARERTGLVLATPGAEISRIAERAEEESGAFDIDLAQEASLRAATTPDALALAPRAADRSHMIMLGGAMDPYRWTINGQIWGEHTPIAARSGERVHLTFHNMSMMGHPMHLHGHVFQVVNVNGLAINGAFRDTIYMPPMAMVTVALDAGEAARWMLHCHHMPHLSSGMMTEFAVTA; the protein is encoded by the coding sequence ATGAAATACGACTTTTCTCGTCGCGGCTTTCTGGCCGCATCCGCAGCTATGGCTGCAACAACGGCCCTGCCGCGCATGGCTTTCGCACAAGGCGCGCCGCTTGCGCTTGAAGCGACAACGCGGGTTCTTGATATTGGCGGGCGGGCTGCCACGGTCATGGGGTTGCACAATGCATCCGGCGGCCAGGGGCTTGTGCTTGATCCGGGCGCGCGGTTTCGCGTTGATCTGACAAACCGGCTGGCCGAAGCGACGATCATCCACTGGCACGGTCAGGTGCCGCCCAATGTGCAAGATGGTGTCCCCAACCTGCCGATGCCACTTCTGCAACCGGGCGAGGCGCGCAGCTACGATTACGCGCCCCTGCCCGGCACCCATTGGATGCACAGCCATGTGCCCGTGCAGGAAATGAGCCTGCTTGCCGCGCCGCTTATTGTGCGCAGCCCCGCGGATGTTGCAGCAGACCGTCAGGAAGTTGTGATGTTCCTGCATGACTTCGCCTTCCGCCCCGCCCAGGAGGTTTTGGCCGAAATCACCGGCGGTTCAGCCCCGCATGATGCCGATGACCAGGACCAGACAAAGGACACAGGTTCAGGAATGGCCATGAACATGGGCGGCATGAACATGGCGAACATGGGTGCTGACAAGATGGAAATGGACCTGAACGACTTCGACTTCGACGCCTATCTTGCAAATGACCGCACTTTGGCCGATCCGGAAGTTGTTGCCGTGGAACGCAAGGGCCGGATTCTGTTGCGTATCGTCAACGCGGCGGCGGCAACATCCTTCTGGATAGATACCGGTGCTGTGCCTGCGCGGCTTGTCGCAGTCGACGGTCACGCCATCGCGCCGCAGTCAGGCACACGCTTTGGCCTTGCAATGGCGCAGCGCCTGGATCTGGAGCTTGATCTGCCCGGCACGGGGGCATTTCCGGTTCTGGCCTTGCGCGAAGGCGCGCGCGAACGCACAGGGCTTGTGCTGGCAACCCCCGGCGCCGAGATCAGCAGGATAGCCGAGCGCGCCGAGGAAGAAAGCGGCGCGTTCGACATTGATCTGGCGCAAGAAGCATCGCTGCGGGCGGCAACAACGCCAGATGCTCTGGCACTGGCGCCGCGCGCGGCAGACCGCAGCCATATGATCATGCTTGGCGGCGCGATGGACCCCTATCGCTGGACCATCAACGGGCAAATCTGGGGCGAGCATACGCCCATTGCCGCCAGGTCCGGTGAACGGGTGCATCTGACCTTTCACAACATGTCGATGATGGGGCACCCGATGCATTTGCACGGGCATGTGTTTCAGGTCGTAAACGTCAATGGCCTTGCCATTAACGGCGCGTTCCGCGACACCATCTATATGCCCCCGATGGCAATGGTCACGGTTGCGCTGGATGCCGGCGAGGCCGCGCGCTGGATGCTGCATTGCCATCACATGCCGCATCTTTCGTCTGGCATGATGACCGAATTTGCCGTGACCGCCTGA
- the rpmA gene encoding 50S ribosomal protein L27: MAHKKAGGSSRNGRDSDGRRLGVKKFGGELVIPGNILVRQRGTKVWPGVNVGMGRDHTLFATETGNVTFKKGLKGRTFINVMPADKAAE; this comes from the coding sequence ATGGCACATAAAAAAGCAGGCGGCTCATCCCGTAACGGTCGCGACTCTGACGGTCGCCGCCTTGGCGTCAAGAAATTCGGTGGCGAGCTTGTCATTCCGGGCAACATTCTCGTGCGCCAGCGCGGCACCAAAGTGTGGCCGGGCGTGAACGTGGGCATGGGCCGCGATCACACCCTATTTGCCACCGAAACCGGCAATGTGACCTTCAAGAAAGGTCTGAAGGGGCGCACCTTCATTAACGTGATGCCCGCCGACAAGGCAGCAGAATAA
- a CDS encoding GNAT family N-acetyltransferase, with protein MTQHIRSITPVLNTARLHLRGLLPADAPLIAMFAGDLRVSRHLAVVPHPYPEGAAEGFIAATLANEGPGLNWAITRKGDAELMGVIGLVEKPEGMALGYWLAPPFWGAGLMSEAVAAVVSFCRIGAVPLLLASAHQDNPASARVLQKAGFSWVGAGQDYCLAQGRMVASDYFRLALE; from the coding sequence ATGACACAGCATATTCGCAGCATAACACCCGTTTTGAACACCGCGCGTTTGCATCTGCGCGGGCTTTTGCCCGCCGATGCGCCGCTGATTGCCATGTTCGCCGGTGATCTGCGCGTGTCCAGGCACCTTGCCGTTGTGCCCCACCCATACCCCGAAGGCGCTGCCGAAGGCTTTATCGCCGCCACGCTGGCCAATGAAGGGCCGGGGTTGAACTGGGCGATAACGCGCAAGGGCGATGCCGAGCTGATGGGCGTGATCGGGCTGGTGGAAAAGCCCGAGGGCATGGCGCTTGGCTATTGGCTGGCCCCGCCATTCTGGGGTGCCGGGCTGATGAGCGAGGCGGTTGCCGCGGTTGTTTCCTTTTGCCGCATCGGGGCCGTGCCGCTTTTGCTGGCCAGTGCGCACCAAGACAACCCTGCCAGCGCGCGGGTTTTGCAGAAAGCCGGCTTTAGCTGGGTCGGCGCGGGGCAGGATTATTGCCTGGCCCAGGGCCGCATGGTGGCCAGCGATTACTTCAGGCTTGCGCTGGAATGA
- a CDS encoding GNAT family N-acetyltransferase: MIALRNFRPDDFAPMLDIVADYRVAEMVGSWPWPAQPAFTKMRLTTPEAQAGKVQAICVNGVLAGTIGLVRGEIGYFLGRRFWGQGVASKAVATMLARGFRRDDLAEIRAGVWADNPASARVLLKNGFELTGSGSDFGRARNCVCPINRFTLRRDVWARNAPMRIETTRLDIAPFQPDDVPRFAQIMDDADIARMMQSIPHPFTPDLAADWIARRQWAGRPGFCLGIRQRGRLIGWVGMGGAPLSIAYALGRDDWGQGFASEAVAGFLAELHARFGPQVLEAGAYADNPASARVLEKLGFIKFGEIDGKSDARLEPRRMLQYRRQAALCMGQGAGTQ, from the coding sequence ATGATTGCACTGCGCAATTTCCGCCCCGATGATTTTGCCCCGATGCTGGACATTGTGGCAGATTATCGGGTTGCGGAAATGGTGGGCAGTTGGCCCTGGCCCGCCCAGCCAGCCTTTACTAAGATGCGGCTGACAACGCCGGAAGCGCAGGCCGGCAAGGTGCAGGCTATTTGTGTGAATGGTGTTCTGGCGGGCACAATCGGGCTTGTGCGCGGCGAAATCGGCTACTTTCTCGGGCGCCGTTTCTGGGGGCAGGGGGTTGCCAGCAAGGCTGTGGCAACCATGCTGGCACGCGGGTTTCGCAGGGATGATCTGGCTGAGATTCGCGCTGGTGTCTGGGCCGACAACCCGGCAAGCGCGCGGGTCTTGCTGAAAAACGGGTTTGAGCTGACGGGCAGCGGCAGTGATTTTGGCAGGGCGCGGAACTGCGTGTGCCCGATCAACCGCTTTACACTGCGCCGCGATGTTTGGGCGCGCAACGCGCCCATGCGGATTGAAACCACGCGGCTGGATATTGCACCGTTTCAACCCGATGATGTGCCGCGTTTTGCTCAGATCATGGATGACGCTGATATTGCGCGGATGATGCAAAGCATCCCGCACCCGTTTACGCCAGACCTTGCGGCAGACTGGATTGCCAGGCGCCAATGGGCGGGCAGGCCCGGCTTTTGTCTGGGAATCCGCCAGCGGGGCAGGCTCATCGGTTGGGTCGGCATGGGCGGCGCGCCGCTTTCCATTGCCTATGCTTTGGGGCGCGACGATTGGGGGCAGGGTTTTGCCAGCGAGGCGGTGGCCGGGTTTCTGGCCGAACTGCACGCACGCTTCGGCCCGCAAGTGCTTGAGGCCGGCGCTTATGCCGATAATCCGGCCAGCGCGCGGGTGCTAGAAAAGCTCGGTTTCATAAAATTTGGCGAGATTGACGGTAAATCCGACGCGCGGCTTGAGCCTCGGCGCATGTTGCAGTATCGCAGGCAGGCAGCCCTGTGCATGGGCCAGGGGGCAGGAACGCAATGA
- the obgE gene encoding GTPase ObgE, with protein MKFLDLTKVYIRSGSGGNGAVSFRREKFIEFGGPDGGNGGNGGSVWAEAVTGLNTLIDFRYQQHFFAKNGQGGMGQNRFGKNGDDIVLRVPVGTEILDEEGEEVIADLTVEGQRVCLAKGGNGGFGNMHFKSSTNQAPRRANPGLAGVEATIWLRLKLIADCGLLGLPNAGKSTFLAATSNARPKIADYPFTTLHPNLGVVEVDGREFVVADIPGLIEGAHEGRGLGDTFLGHIERCSVLLHLIDGTAEDVAADYNVIIGELSEYGAGLNEKPRITVLNKSDALSDEDTAEKLAELKAAGAKDVRVMSGVSRDGVVDVLRQMRKVIEAGQVVVEDEGPWTP; from the coding sequence ATGAAATTTCTTGATCTGACCAAAGTCTATATCCGCTCGGGCAGCGGCGGCAACGGGGCGGTATCGTTCCGGCGCGAAAAATTCATCGAATTTGGCGGGCCGGATGGCGGCAATGGCGGCAATGGCGGCTCTGTCTGGGCCGAAGCTGTGACCGGGCTGAACACGCTGATCGACTTTCGCTACCAGCAGCATTTCTTTGCCAAGAACGGGCAGGGCGGCATGGGGCAGAACCGTTTTGGCAAAAACGGCGATGATATCGTGCTGCGCGTGCCGGTTGGCACCGAAATACTCGATGAAGAGGGCGAAGAGGTGATTGCCGACCTCACGGTCGAAGGCCAGCGCGTGTGCCTTGCCAAGGGCGGCAATGGCGGCTTTGGCAATATGCACTTCAAATCCTCGACCAACCAGGCGCCGCGCCGTGCCAATCCGGGCCTTGCCGGGGTGGAGGCGACGATCTGGCTGCGCCTGAAGCTGATTGCCGATTGCGGGCTGCTTGGCCTGCCGAATGCGGGCAAATCAACTTTTCTGGCGGCAACATCGAATGCGCGCCCCAAGATTGCCGATTATCCCTTCACCACGCTGCACCCGAATTTGGGGGTGGTCGAGGTGGATGGCCGCGAATTTGTCGTGGCCGATATTCCGGGGCTGATCGAAGGCGCGCATGAAGGCCGTGGCCTTGGTGATACGTTTCTGGGCCATATCGAGCGGTGTTCGGTGCTGCTGCATCTAATCGATGGCACGGCCGAGGATGTGGCCGCCGATTACAACGTGATCATTGGCGAGTTGAGCGAGTATGGCGCCGGGCTGAATGAGAAGCCGCGCATTACCGTGCTGAACAAATCCGACGCGCTGAGCGATGAGGATACGGCCGAAAAGCTGGCAGAACTGAAGGCGGCGGGCGCAAAGGATGTGCGCGTGATGTCCGGCGTCAGCCGCGATGGCGTGGTCGATGTGTTGCGCCAGATGCGCAAGGTGATCGAGGCGGGGCAGGTGGTGGTTGAGGATGAGGGACCGTGGACACCCTGA
- the proB gene encoding glutamate 5-kinase, whose translation MDTLNSATLFARARRVVIKVGSALLVDAASGHLRADWVAGLAADIAMLRAKGCHVVLVSSGSIALGRRVLGLPAGPLALEHAQAAAAVGQIRLARAYQEILAPLGIEAAQVLVTLEDSQNRRRYLNSRATMNTLLDLGCVPIVNENDTVATDEIRYGDNDRLAAQVASLIGADILVLLSDIDGLFTADPRRDASARLLAHVAAITPEVEAMAGGAASEHSRGGMATKVMAAKVALQSGGAMVITRGDRLKPIAALLDGAACTWFKGQGDPASARKKWISGMKPKGVLRVDAGASAALASGKSLLPAGVRSIEGAFGRGDPVDIRDEAGTLLARGLAGYAAEEARQIAGKRSGDIAGILGYPARPALVHRDDMAI comes from the coding sequence GTGGACACCCTGAACTCTGCCACGCTTTTCGCCCGCGCCAGGCGCGTGGTCATCAAGGTCGGCTCGGCCCTGTTGGTTGATGCCGCAAGCGGCCATTTGCGCGCCGATTGGGTGGCCGGGCTGGCCGCCGATATTGCCATGCTGCGCGCCAAGGGTTGCCATGTTGTGCTGGTGTCCTCCGGCTCAATCGCGCTCGGGCGGCGGGTGCTGGGCCTGCCGGCCGGGCCGCTGGCGCTGGAACATGCGCAAGCGGCGGCCGCGGTGGGGCAAATCCGCCTTGCGCGCGCCTATCAGGAAATTCTGGCCCCTTTGGGCATAGAGGCGGCGCAGGTTCTGGTGACGCTGGAAGACAGCCAGAACCGGCGGCGCTACCTAAATTCGCGCGCCACGATGAACACGCTGCTGGACCTGGGCTGCGTGCCGATTGTGAACGAGAATGACACGGTTGCCACCGACGAAATTCGTTATGGCGATAATGACCGGCTGGCCGCGCAGGTTGCCAGCCTGATCGGCGCCGATATTCTGGTGTTGCTGAGCGATATCGACGGGCTGTTCACCGCCGACCCGCGCCGTGATGCCTCAGCGCGGCTGCTGGCGCATGTGGCCGCGATTACGCCGGAAGTCGAGGCGATGGCGGGCGGTGCTGCGTCTGAGCATTCGCGCGGGGGCATGGCAACCAAGGTCATGGCCGCCAAGGTGGCGCTGCAATCCGGCGGCGCGATGGTCATTACACGCGGTGACAGGCTCAAGCCGATTGCCGCGCTGCTGGATGGTGCCGCCTGCACATGGTTCAAGGGGCAGGGCGACCCGGCCTCGGCACGCAAGAAGTGGATTTCGGGCATGAAGCCGAAGGGTGTGCTGCGGGTCGATGCGGGCGCGAGTGCGGCATTGGCCAGCGGCAAATCGCTGCTGCCCGCCGGTGTGCGCAGCATTGAAGGCGCGTTCGGGCGCGGCGATCCGGTGGATATTCGTGACGAGGCCGGCACATTGCTGGCGCGCGGGCTGGCAGGCTATGCGGCAGAGGAGGCGCGCCAGATTGCCGGCAAGCGCAGCGGCGATATTGCGGGCATTCTGGGATATCCGGCACGGCCGGCTTTGGTGCATCGTGACGATATGGCAATTTAG
- a CDS encoding glutamate-5-semialdehyde dehydrogenase, translated as MDIQAEMDAIGAAARAASVELASASAERKHAALIGAAQYMWEARAEVLAANARDMAYGREKGLSTAMLDRLMLDEGRIRAMVDGLRAVAEQADPVGATIAEWNVPSGLNIARVRTPIGVVGVIFESRPNVTADAGALCLKSGNAAILRGGSESFHSSSAIHAALVKGVLAAGLPAASIQLVPTRDRAAVAAMLRDTRHIDVIVPRGGRGLVGLVQAEARVPVFAHLEGICHVYIDGSAKPDMARDIALNAKTRRPGICGAAECLLIDRAFYARHGTAVLDALVAAGVEVRGEGELANLPGMVPATDGDFGHEFLDMIIAARLVDGVGGAIAHIRDYSSSHTECIIAEDSATVARFFNAVDSAILMHNASTQFADGGEFGMGAEIGIATGKLHARGPVGAEQLTSFKYLVRGQGQTRP; from the coding sequence ATGGATATTCAGGCAGAGATGGACGCAATCGGGGCTGCAGCGCGCGCCGCTTCGGTTGAACTGGCCAGCGCAAGCGCCGAGCGTAAGCACGCAGCACTTATCGGGGCTGCCCAATATATGTGGGAGGCCCGCGCCGAGGTGCTGGCCGCCAATGCGCGCGATATGGCGTATGGCCGCGAAAAGGGTTTAAGCACGGCCATGCTCGACCGGCTCATGCTGGATGAAGGGCGTATCCGCGCAATGGTCGACGGGCTGCGCGCCGTGGCCGAACAGGCAGATCCGGTGGGCGCGACGATTGCCGAATGGAATGTGCCCTCGGGGTTGAACATTGCCCGCGTGCGCACGCCAATCGGTGTGGTCGGGGTGATTTTTGAAAGTCGCCCGAATGTCACCGCCGATGCGGGCGCGCTGTGCCTGAAATCAGGCAATGCCGCCATTTTGCGCGGCGGTTCGGAAAGCTTTCATTCCTCATCCGCCATTCATGCGGCCTTGGTAAAGGGCGTGCTGGCGGCGGGCCTGCCTGCGGCGAGCATCCAGCTTGTGCCAACGCGCGACCGCGCTGCCGTTGCCGCCATGCTGCGCGACACCAGGCATATAGATGTGATCGTGCCGCGCGGCGGGCGCGGGCTGGTGGGGCTGGTGCAGGCCGAAGCACGGGTGCCGGTTTTTGCGCATCTGGAAGGGATTTGCCATGTCTATATCGACGGTTCCGCCAAGCCCGACATGGCGCGTGACATTGCGCTCAACGCCAAAACCCGCCGCCCCGGCATTTGTGGCGCTGCCGAATGCCTGCTGATCGACCGCGCCTTCTATGCCCGGCACGGCACGGCTGTGCTGGATGCGCTGGTTGCCGCCGGGGTGGAGGTGCGCGGCGAGGGTGAGTTGGCAAACCTGCCCGGCATGGTGCCCGCGACTGATGGCGATTTCGGCCATGAATTTCTGGATATGATCATCGCCGCGCGGCTGGTCGATGGGGTGGGGGGTGCAATCGCGCATATCCGCGATTATTCCTCCAGCCATACCGAATGCATTATTGCCGAAGACAGCGCCACGGTGGCGCGGTTCTTCAACGCGGTTGATAGCGCCATTCTGATGCACAATGCCTCGACCCAGTTTGCCGATGGTGGTGAATTTGGCATGGGGGCGGAAATTGGCATTGCCACGGGCAAGCTGCACGCGCGCGGCCCCGTGGGGGCGGAACAACTGACCAGCTTCAAATATCTGGTGCGCGGGCAGGGGCAGACCCGCCCATAA
- a CDS encoding YcbK family protein — protein MNNSKATISRRSLLGVFAATAISAAPQFANAAGVLRGAGDIRRIHMRSQRTGEVLNTIYWIEGEYILPALEEISWFMRDWRENSSIEYARTNVDIMAASHRLMETSEPYLLLSGYRSPATNAMLRSRSTSVASNSYHIRAMAADLRLSSRSVGQMAQAAKACNAGGVGTYGRSNFVHMDSGPVRDWRG, from the coding sequence ATGAATAATAGCAAAGCGACAATCTCGCGGCGTTCACTTTTGGGTGTATTCGCAGCTACCGCAATCAGTGCCGCGCCACAATTTGCCAATGCCGCCGGTGTTTTGCGGGGTGCAGGCGATATTCGGCGCATTCACATGCGCTCGCAGCGCACCGGCGAAGTTCTGAATACAATCTACTGGATCGAGGGCGAATATATTCTCCCCGCACTGGAAGAAATTTCGTGGTTCATGCGTGACTGGCGCGAAAATTCCAGCATCGAATATGCGCGCACGAATGTCGATATCATGGCCGCTTCGCACCGGCTGATGGAAACCTCGGAACCCTATCTGCTGCTCTCCGGCTACCGCTCGCCCGCAACCAACGCGATGCTGCGGTCGCGCTCAACCTCGGTTGCCTCGAATTCCTACCATATCCGCGCAATGGCGGCGGATTTACGCCTGTCATCGCGTTCGGTCGGCCAGATGGCGCAAGCTGCAAAAGCCTGCAATGCGGGCGGTGTTGGCACCTATGGGCGTTCCAACTTCGTGCATATGGATAGCGGGCCTGTGCGCGACTGGCGCGGCTAG
- a CDS encoding L,D-transpeptidase family protein, protein MLTASGFVSSWAQAQESNTPAASETEISSTALTPAAQALVAELAKLNEPELADWYAANGYTPIWNHNTAVSTLLDAIADAPANGLPAARYDVEGLRAMEASAGGSVQAAAAFEVAASALFLKYAVDVSTGIIDPSSLSNLMDRQRPVADIPALMDSVAQNMTDPAFYDALEPQDPVYAALKDELVRLRVLIAEGETQPRVGPGNTLRPGQTDARVLALRARLVMQGYDDVAGDSPVYDDLLVDAVKAFQTANNLDADGIVGPQTLEAVNADPTQYYQQVLVNLERARWMNFDRGARHIWVNQASYMGYLIDNGEVTLDTLVIVGRAGEKYQTVEFSDQMEYMVVNPSWNVPQSIATEVYLPGILRDPTMLARQNFEMRARGSGRIVDPRLVDLSQYTAGNFPFALRQRPGTNNALGRVKFMFPNRFNIYLHDTPQRNLFNSDIRAFSAGCVRVKRPLELAYALLAPQEADPEAAFTSALNSRTETQINLQVSVPVHLVYNTVFLNDLGELEYRIDTYGRDALVINALLNAGVTMPSVQG, encoded by the coding sequence ATGTTAACCGCGAGCGGATTCGTTTCGAGTTGGGCGCAAGCACAAGAATCAAACACCCCTGCTGCGTCCGAAACGGAAATTTCCAGCACGGCGCTGACACCGGCAGCACAGGCACTGGTTGCCGAACTGGCGAAGTTGAACGAGCCAGAACTTGCAGATTGGTATGCAGCAAACGGCTATACCCCCATCTGGAACCATAATACTGCGGTCAGCACCTTGCTTGATGCCATCGCCGATGCACCCGCCAACGGCCTTCCGGCGGCGCGCTACGATGTCGAGGGCTTGCGCGCGATGGAAGCTTCCGCCGGGGGCTCGGTGCAAGCGGCTGCGGCCTTTGAGGTTGCCGCCTCGGCTTTGTTCCTGAAATATGCGGTGGATGTATCTACCGGCATTATCGACCCGTCGAGCCTGTCCAACCTGATGGACCGCCAGCGCCCGGTCGCCGATATTCCGGCGCTGATGGATTCGGTTGCCCAAAACATGACCGATCCGGCCTTTTATGACGCGCTGGAGCCGCAAGATCCGGTTTATGCCGCGCTTAAGGACGAGCTTGTGCGCCTGCGCGTGCTGATCGCCGAAGGCGAGACCCAGCCCCGTGTTGGCCCCGGCAACACCCTGCGCCCCGGCCAGACCGACGCGCGTGTGCTTGCATTGCGCGCGCGCCTCGTGATGCAGGGCTATGATGATGTGGCGGGCGACTCGCCGGTTTATGACGATCTGCTCGTTGATGCCGTCAAAGCCTTCCAGACAGCGAACAACCTCGATGCCGATGGCATTGTCGGCCCCCAGACGCTGGAAGCTGTCAATGCCGATCCGACCCAGTATTACCAGCAGGTTCTGGTGAACCTCGAGCGGGCGCGCTGGATGAACTTTGACCGTGGCGCGCGGCATATCTGGGTCAACCAGGCGTCGTATATGGGTTATCTGATTGATAATGGTGAAGTAACGCTCGACACGCTTGTGATTGTGGGTCGGGCTGGCGAGAAATACCAGACGGTCGAATTCTCCGATCAAATGGAATATATGGTCGTCAACCCGTCGTGGAACGTGCCCCAGAGCATTGCCACCGAGGTTTACCTGCCCGGCATTCTGCGTGACCCGACGATGCTGGCACGCCAGAACTTCGAGATGCGCGCGCGTGGCTCAGGCCGGATTGTCGACCCGCGTCTGGTTGATCTCAGCCAGTATACGGCCGGAAATTTCCCCTTCGCCCTGCGCCAGCGCCCCGGCACGAACAACGCGCTTGGCCGGGTCAAGTTCATGTTTCCCAACCGGTTCAACATCTACCTGCATGACACACCGCAGCGGAATCTGTTCAACAGCGATATTCGTGCGTTCAGTGCGGGTTGTGTGCGTGTGAAACGCCCGCTGGAACTGGCCTATGCGCTTTTGGCTCCCCAGGAGGCTGACCCCGAAGCCGCCTTTACCTCGGCGCTGAATTCGCGCACCGAGACGCAGATCAACCTGCAGGTCAGCGTGCCCGTTCATCTGGTTTACAATACCGTATTCCTGAACGATCTGGGTGAGTTGGAATATCGGATTGATACCTATGGCCGCGATGCGCTGGTCATCAACGCCCTGTTGAATGCCGGGGTGACAATGCCTTCGGTTCAGGGCTAA